One Ricinus communis isolate WT05 ecotype wild-type chromosome 1, ASM1957865v1, whole genome shotgun sequence DNA window includes the following coding sequences:
- the LOC8281927 gene encoding protein PLASTID REDOX INSENSITIVE 2, chloroplastic, producing MALLYSLPLLLSPAKLSISSTLILRAPSLSFSILRAKPISSNTVGATPSFQNYVYSDPIPEFAQSETEKFRAEILKKLSKDKQTFGGDLDKVVDVCSEIFSDFLHKEYGGPGTLLVEPFTDMLIALKEKNLPGAPLAARESLLWAQNYVDQDWEAWNSNLPK from the exons ATGGCCCTTCTCTACAGTCTCCCTCTTCTTCTCTCTCCCGCCAAATTATCAATCTCCAGCACTCTTATCCTGCGGGCCCCTTCCCTCTCCTTCTCAATCCTCCGTGCAAAACCCATCTCAAGTAACACTGTTGGAGCCACCCCTTCTTTCCAGAATTATGTTTATTCCGACCCAATTCCAGAATTCGCGCAATCA GAGACGGAGAAGTTTAGGGCTGAAATATTGAAGAAACTGTCTAAGGACAAGCAAACATTCGGTGGTGATCTTGATAAAGTAGTTGATGTTTGCTCCGAG ATATTCAGTGACTTCTTGCACAAGGAGTACGGAGGACCTGGAACATTATTGGTGGAGCCATTCACTGATATGTTGATTGCCCTCAAGGAGAAGAACTTGCCTGGAGCACCTTTGGCAGCCAGAGAATCCTTATTGTGGGCTCAAAACTATGTTGATCAGGACTGGGAAGCTTGGAACTCTAACCTACCTAAATGA
- the LOC8281926 gene encoding uncharacterized protein LOC8281926 — protein sequence MGNCQAIDAAALVIQHPSGKIERLYWPILASEIMRMNPGHYVSLIIPLPVSAEDNNNNNQHNNNTAAAPAATTVQFTRVKLLRPTDTLALGHAYRLVTTQEVMKVLRAKKYAKMKRQQQQHPESVDKSQILALEKESSCEAGKKTETEKDKEKDHRTTKQERHRPRTPSINSTAMRSKSWRPTLRSISEAAS from the exons ATGGGAAACTGTCAAGCAATAGATGCAGCAGCCTTGGTTATACAGCATCCAAGTGGGAAGATAGAGAGGCTTTATTGGCCAATTTTAGCAAGTGAGATTATGAGAATGAACCCTGGCCATTATGTTTCTTTGATTATTCCATTGCCCGTTTCTGCtgaagataataataataataaccaaCACAACAACAACACTGCTGCTGCTCCTGCTGCTACTACTGTTCAGTTTACTCGTGTTAAGCTTCTCAGGCCTACTGATACTCTTGCGCTTGGTCATGCTTATCGCCTTGTTACTACTCAAG AAGTTATGAAGGTTTTAAGGGCAAAGAAGTATGCGAAAATGAAGaggcagcagcagcagcatccAGAATCAGTTGACAAGTCTCAGATTTTGGCACTGGAGAAGGAGAGTTCTTGCGAGGCAGGAAAGAAAACTGAAACGGAGAAGGATAAGGAGAAAGATCATCGg ACGACAAAACAAGAAAGACACCGGCCAAGGACACCATCCATCAACTCGACTGCAATGAGGTCAAAATCATGGCGCCCCACATTACGGAGCATCTCGGAGGCTGCAAGTTGA